The region TGACAGCCTAGTCGGGAAATGGTAAGAGCCATAGAATAGAAAAAATCCTGTAGGAAAGGAGGAGGTATGAAGCGGAAAAAGGGACTGGTTTTCATAGTTTCTTTTCTAAGTATTTTCGGGTTATTGGTTTTTGGCCCAGCCCGAATTGCACCGGCGGAAACCATCAACATCGGCTATACCGGGCCCCTGAGTGGGGGGGCTGCCAAGTATGGCCGCAATAACCTGGAAGGACAGGAGATGGCCGTTGACGAAATAAATACGGCCGGGGGGATCCAGGTTGCGGGAAAGCAATATACTTTTAAGGTCATCGCTCTGGATGACCGATACAAACCGGCGGACACGGTGACCAACGCTCGCCGGCTCGTGGAACTCCACAAGCCGCCGTTTGTCTTCTGCCCCCACAGCGGTGGTATCCTGGCCATGTTAAAATTCAACGAGCAAGAAAATTTTATCATTCACGGCTATACCGATAATCCTGCTATTCTCCTACAAGGAAGTAAGCTGTTAGTGAAAGCGCCCATGTCCATGGGATTTTACAATGCTGGGGTCATAGATCTTGGTTGGAAAAAAGGCTGGAGGAAGGGCGCGCTCCTTTGCGGAACCCACGAAGCCGGTAAGATGGCCGAAAAAACATTTGAAACATTATGGAAGGACCATGGGGGGGAAATCGTTACCAATGCCCCGGCCGACTACGGCAAGGTTACGGATTACTATCCCTATCTTACGAAAGTCTTAGCTGCCAAACCCGATTGTATCTTCCTCTACGGCCCCTCCGAGCCGTCTGCTATGATCATTTCCCAGGCGCGGGAACTCGGTTTTAAGGGGGGCTTTGTATTAGGTTCACAGTGCAAGTTAGATGAGATGGAAAAAGTAACCCCTTTAAAGCTTATATCCCCCAGTACCGGGGTTTGTCCGGTAGGATTGATGCCTCTGCCGCTCATGCAGGAATACTCGAAAAAGCATAAGGAAAAATTCGGCTCGATACCCACTTCGGAATCGGCGTTTAACTATGAGGTCATGTACATATTTGCCGAAGCGATGAAGAAAGCAGGGACCACCGCCAACCTGAATAAAATCATGGCGGCACTTCCCGAGGTCTTGCCCGTAGGGAAACATGCCATACGGGGCATCCACACCATGACCAAGGAAGGGCAATTTCTTTCCGGCTATTTTGCCATGGAAATCGCCGAAGGGAAATTTACCCAACCGATCGATATTGACCCGAGACCCTGGTATAAAAAATACGGTGCCACCTGGGTTCCTAAATAGTAAATCCTACCGCATTCAGCCAGTCAAATGAGGATTTCCCGGGGGGTGGTTGCAGAATCACCCCCTGAGGGGAAATTCTAAATAGAGGATTAACGATGGCGCTTTTTATACAGCAGGTATTGAATGGAATCATGCTGGGCAGCGTGTATTCTCTGGTGGCGCTGGGCCTTACTCTGGAATATGGGATCTTACATATTCCCAATTTTGCCCATGGCGCGTTGTACATGGCCGGCGCTTATTTTACCTTTTTACTCGCTACCAACCTGGGGCTTAACTTCTGGTTGGCCATGATCATCGCCATGGCTGCCCTGGCATTGATTGGGGTTCTTGTTGAAAGGATCGTTTATCGCCCTTTAATGTTGGAATCCCCCCTTAGCTCTTTCATCGCCGCGATTGGCCTCATCTTTATCTTCGTAGACGGGGCCCTGAATATCTTTGGTCCGGATTTCAAGCGGTTTCCGCCCATTCACACCGACGTGTTTCAATTCTTGGGCGTGACCATCACGTTGCAACGGATCATCATTGTCGTGGTCACAGCGGTTTTAATCGTGCTCCTGCACCTTTTTATCAAGAAAACAACCGTCGGAGCTACCATCGAGGCTACAGCCCAGGATCGGGAGGGCGCCCAACTAATGGGGATCAGTGTGAATCGCGTGCGAATGATCGTGTTTGCTTTGGGGACGGCCCTTGCTTCTGCGGCCGCTGCGCTGGTCGCGCCGATTCATCTTGTATATCCGGGTATGGGAGGGCCTGTGATCTTGAAAGCCTTTGTCATCATCATCCTGGGCGGTATGGGCAGCATTCCCGGGGCGATCATTGGCGGTTTTATGCTTGGCGTGGTGGAAAGCCTGAGCGGCGGGTATATCAGTACATCCTATAATGAAGTTTTTTCCTTTGGCGTTCTCGTTACCGTGCTGGCGATTAGACCGACAGGATTATTTGGGGGTAAATAATGGAGACCGCAGCCCGATTCTTCACCAACAAACGCCTCCTCTACCTTTTATTAATTGCCGGGGCGCTCCTGATTCCCTTGTTTGTGACCAGTCGATTTTATCTGCATATCTTAATCATGTGTTGCATCTGGGGGATAGCGGCTTCCTCGATGAATTTAATCATGGGCTACACGGGACAAGTGAACCTTGCCCATGGGGCCTTTTTTGGCATTGGGGCCTATAGTGGCGGCTTGCTCATGCTGAAATTGGGATTAAATTTTTGGCCCGCCTTGATTATCGCCTGCCTGATCACCGTGATTTTTGGATTCTTTATTGGTTTGCTTGCCTTTCGAACCAAAGGATCTTATTTTGCGATCGGGACGATGTGCTTCAATGTGATCGTAACCGTTATCATTGACAACTGGGAAGAGCTAACCGAAGGCGCCCGGGGGCTGCTCGGTATTCCCAAACCAGCTCCCATTCCCCTCCCTTTTGGTCAAGAAATCACTTTCACCTCCATTGCCGCCAATTATTATCTCGTCCTTTTCCTTCTCATCCTTACTTTGATCATCATTCACCGCGTCGTTAACTCCATGATGGGCAGATCTTTCATGGCCATTCGCGGGAATGAAGAGTTAGCAGAATCCCTTGGAATCAGTGCCTTGAAGACGAAGTTGGG is a window of Deltaproteobacteria bacterium DNA encoding:
- a CDS encoding ABC transporter substrate-binding protein, which encodes MKRKKGLVFIVSFLSIFGLLVFGPARIAPAETINIGYTGPLSGGAAKYGRNNLEGQEMAVDEINTAGGIQVAGKQYTFKVIALDDRYKPADTVTNARRLVELHKPPFVFCPHSGGILAMLKFNEQENFIIHGYTDNPAILLQGSKLLVKAPMSMGFYNAGVIDLGWKKGWRKGALLCGTHEAGKMAEKTFETLWKDHGGEIVTNAPADYGKVTDYYPYLTKVLAAKPDCIFLYGPSEPSAMIISQARELGFKGGFVLGSQCKLDEMEKVTPLKLISPSTGVCPVGLMPLPLMQEYSKKHKEKFGSIPTSESAFNYEVMYIFAEAMKKAGTTANLNKIMAALPEVLPVGKHAIRGIHTMTKEGQFLSGYFAMEIAEGKFTQPIDIDPRPWYKKYGATWVPK
- a CDS encoding branched-chain amino acid ABC transporter permease; the protein is MALFIQQVLNGIMLGSVYSLVALGLTLEYGILHIPNFAHGALYMAGAYFTFLLATNLGLNFWLAMIIAMAALALIGVLVERIVYRPLMLESPLSSFIAAIGLIFIFVDGALNIFGPDFKRFPPIHTDVFQFLGVTITLQRIIIVVVTAVLIVLLHLFIKKTTVGATIEATAQDREGAQLMGISVNRVRMIVFALGTALASAAAALVAPIHLVYPGMGGPVILKAFVIIILGGMGSIPGAIIGGFMLGVVESLSGGYISTSYNEVFSFGVLVTVLAIRPTGLFGGK
- a CDS encoding branched-chain amino acid ABC transporter permease; its protein translation is METAARFFTNKRLLYLLLIAGALLIPLFVTSRFYLHILIMCCIWGIAASSMNLIMGYTGQVNLAHGAFFGIGAYSGGLLMLKLGLNFWPALIIACLITVIFGFFIGLLAFRTKGSYFAIGTMCFNVIVTVIIDNWEELTEGARGLLGIPKPAPIPLPFGQEITFTSIAANYYLVLFLLILTLIIIHRVVNSMMGRSFMAIRGNEELAESLGISALKTKLGSLLISVFFAGLAGVFYASYIGFLSPEISDYHVTFEFLIFCMIGGLGTMVGPLIGAFILTVISELLHGIAFPRFVAYGFLLVIIVIFLRGGIVGGVNLLWVSLTGKGGR